One genomic segment of [Phormidium] sp. ETS-05 includes these proteins:
- a CDS encoding adenylate/guanylate cyclase domain-containing protein yields MGNINRIGGFVVSKFWYRLWEKVPDLTGLGAMVIATVLTSSVLLGVRELGGIQRLELMVFDSMMRLRPDEGRDPRLLVVGITEEDIEVHGWPLSDQVLAQLLGKLQSYQPRLIGLDLYRNVPQPPGHEDFLQQLKATNIIGIREDAGRVGPPPSMPPEQIGFNDLVFDQDGAIRRSLMTFNGKETIQLSFSLRLAYSYLESKQIQPTTNGSGQILWGQATFERLQSNSGGYKRIDAGGYQILINYRSKANLAPVVSVSEVLSGSVPREWVKDKIVLIGSTAPSLKDVHFTPYSPGEDENPMMPGVIIHGQMLSQILSAVIDGRPMFWFWPEWVEGWWLVGWAVVGGTVAMFCRHPVILGLTGTAMVGVLVGSCWWIFLQAGWVPVFSPMMAYLVTGGFVVAHRAYQAGRQQQVVMKLLGQNTSPEIADALWKSRDRLLKDGRMPGQKLMATMLFTDLKSFSTISEQMPPEVLMEWLNEYLGALTETVQAHHGIINKFTGDGIMAAFKSRGPID; encoded by the coding sequence ATGGGAAATATCAATCGCATTGGGGGCTTTGTGGTCTCCAAGTTCTGGTATCGCCTCTGGGAGAAGGTGCCAGACTTAACTGGTTTGGGAGCGATGGTTATCGCTACAGTCCTCACCAGCAGTGTGCTGTTGGGGGTGCGGGAGCTGGGGGGCATCCAGCGACTAGAGTTAATGGTTTTCGATTCAATGATGCGCCTGCGTCCCGATGAAGGACGGGACCCCAGACTGCTGGTGGTGGGTATTACAGAGGAAGATATCGAAGTTCATGGTTGGCCGCTTTCTGACCAGGTGCTGGCGCAGTTGCTGGGGAAATTACAGTCGTACCAACCGCGCCTCATCGGTTTGGACTTGTATCGCAATGTGCCGCAACCACCGGGACATGAGGACTTTTTGCAACAGCTCAAGGCTACCAATATTATCGGTATCAGGGAGGATGCTGGTAGAGTTGGGCCGCCGCCTTCTATGCCTCCAGAGCAAATTGGGTTTAATGATTTGGTCTTTGATCAGGACGGAGCTATCCGCCGTAGTTTGATGACTTTTAACGGTAAGGAGACAATCCAACTTTCATTTTCTTTGCGTTTGGCTTACTCCTATCTAGAGTCAAAACAGATTCAGCCAACCACAAATGGCAGCGGTCAAATCCTCTGGGGCCAAGCGACTTTTGAGCGGTTGCAATCTAATTCTGGGGGCTATAAGCGGATCGATGCTGGGGGCTATCAGATTTTGATCAATTATCGCTCTAAGGCAAATTTGGCGCCGGTGGTGAGCGTGAGTGAGGTTTTGTCTGGCTCTGTGCCGCGTGAGTGGGTGAAAGATAAAATTGTGCTGATTGGCAGTACGGCTCCTTCTCTCAAAGATGTTCATTTCACGCCTTATAGTCCGGGGGAAGATGAAAATCCCATGATGCCGGGGGTGATTATTCACGGCCAAATGCTAAGTCAGATTTTGAGTGCGGTGATCGATGGCAGACCCATGTTTTGGTTTTGGCCGGAATGGGTGGAAGGCTGGTGGTTGGTCGGTTGGGCGGTGGTGGGGGGGACGGTGGCGATGTTTTGCCGTCATCCGGTGATTTTGGGTCTGACTGGAACGGCGATGGTGGGGGTGTTGGTGGGTAGCTGCTGGTGGATATTTCTTCAGGCGGGATGGGTGCCTGTGTTTAGTCCAATGATGGCTTATTTGGTGACGGGGGGTTTTGTGGTGGCTCACCGAGCTTATCAGGCGGGACGACAGCAGCAGGTGGTGATGAAGTTGTTGGGGCAAAATACTTCGCCGGAAATTGCCGATGCGCTGTGGAAAAGCCGCGATCGCCTCCTGAAAGATGGCAGAATGCCGGGGCAAAAGCTGATGGCGACGATGTTGTTTACGGATTTGAAAAGTTTCAGCACTATCTCTGAGCAAATGCCCCCGGAGGTGTTGATGGAATGGCTTAATGAATATTTGGGGGCGTTGACGGAAACGGTGCAAGCGCATCACGGGATTATTAACAAGTTTACCGGCGATGGGATTATGGCTGCTTTTAAAAGCCGTGGCCCGATCGACTGA
- a CDS encoding M15 family metallopeptidase yields the protein MKPYQQISIVECGESLVPIPLERLAAVSPHPYQELGAPYGDKSPYMLRETVVERLLAAQTQLEETHPGWRIQIFDAYRPVAVQEFMVLHTYETLRQTAHPETSKEELMAQVYQFWALPSEDPKTPPPHSTGGAIDLTLIDASGIPVDMGSPIDEPSPRSIPDHFAASTNPEEKRYHISRELLYHVMHGAGFARHPNEWWHFSWGDQMWAWLTDRPAARYGRV from the coding sequence ATGAAACCTTATCAGCAAATATCAATTGTCGAGTGTGGCGAATCGTTGGTGCCCATTCCCCTAGAGCGGTTGGCGGCAGTATCGCCACACCCTTATCAGGAGTTGGGGGCGCCTTACGGGGATAAATCTCCCTATATGCTCCGTGAAACTGTGGTTGAGCGGTTGCTGGCGGCTCAAACTCAGCTCGAAGAAACTCATCCCGGTTGGCGAATCCAAATTTTTGATGCTTACCGTCCGGTGGCGGTGCAGGAATTTATGGTGCTGCATACATATGAAACTTTGCGCCAAACTGCTCACCCCGAGACGAGTAAGGAAGAGCTGATGGCGCAAGTCTATCAATTTTGGGCTTTGCCTAGTGAGGACCCGAAGACGCCACCCCCTCATAGCACTGGTGGGGCGATCGACCTTACGCTCATTGACGCCAGTGGTATCCCTGTAGATATGGGTTCGCCAATAGATGAACCCTCTCCCCGTTCCATTCCGGACCATTTCGCCGCCAGTACCAACCCAGAAGAAAAACGCTATCACATCTCCAGGGAGTTGCTATATCACGTGATGCACGGTGCGGGTTTTGCCCGCCACCCTAATGAATGGTGGCATTTCTCCTGGGGGGACCAGATGTGGGCTTGGTTGACCGATCGACCCGCTGCCCGTTATGGCCGAGTTTAG
- a CDS encoding ATP-binding protein, translating to MKVLLVDDDDENCKFINDLFSAIEIGKFELKTVISYGEALEQILQNQHDVYLLDYHLGQTLKAKNGQFKGKKPFTPPGGERGLGLELLREALAKGCSGPIILLTALADLDVDMEAMNAGAADYLIKSQLDPHMLERSIRYAIERKRAEKALRLSQERYALALSGGQVGVWDWNIKTNEIYISPNLKAMLGYGDAELENGWEEWKQLLHPEDLEPVMAALETHLAGFIGQYEVEYRRLHKDGTWRWFLSRGTAVRDANGKAYRMAGSETDITERKQLEAYLRQALAQEKEVNELKSRFVTMVSHEFRTPLATILSSADLMEFYVDSRQADKLLEHINRLQNAAEYMTQMLKDVLVIGKADAGKLEFKPIALNLSQFCRNLVNGIEEDIHNKKRPTNYENSLPKRIDFEEKIPANRDAEINCIMDEKLLRQILTNLLANALKYSATNVRFELAYEDNMAVFQIQDSGIGISPEDQLHIFEPFHRGNNVENRPGTGLGLAIVKKCVELHKGQISVESQVGQGTTFTVKLPLEP from the coding sequence GTGAAAGTTCTGTTAGTGGATGATGATGATGAAAACTGCAAGTTTATCAATGATTTGTTTTCGGCAATTGAAATTGGAAAATTTGAATTAAAAACTGTTATCAGTTATGGTGAAGCTCTGGAACAAATACTGCAAAATCAGCATGACGTATATTTGCTAGATTACCATTTGGGGCAGACCCTCAAAGCCAAAAATGGGCAATTTAAAGGGAAAAAGCCTTTCACTCCCCCAGGGGGAGAAAGAGGACTGGGGCTGGAACTGTTACGGGAAGCGCTAGCAAAAGGTTGCTCTGGACCGATTATTTTGCTGACAGCCTTAGCCGACCTGGATGTGGATATGGAAGCGATGAACGCGGGAGCCGCAGATTATCTGATTAAAAGCCAGCTAGACCCCCATATGCTGGAGCGCTCCATCAGATATGCGATCGAGCGCAAACGCGCCGAGAAAGCCCTGCGGTTAAGCCAAGAACGCTATGCCCTGGCATTAAGTGGCGGTCAAGTAGGCGTTTGGGACTGGAACATCAAAACTAACGAAATTTATATTTCTCCCAATTTAAAAGCCATGCTCGGTTATGGTGACGCGGAACTGGAAAACGGCTGGGAAGAGTGGAAACAACTATTACACCCAGAAGATTTGGAACCAGTCATGGCCGCATTGGAGACCCACCTGGCCGGTTTTATCGGGCAATATGAGGTAGAATACCGGCGACTACACAAAGACGGTACTTGGCGATGGTTTCTGTCTCGGGGCACGGCAGTACGCGACGCCAATGGCAAAGCATATCGTATGGCCGGGTCAGAAACCGACATCACCGAGCGCAAGCAGTTGGAAGCCTACCTGCGTCAAGCTCTCGCCCAAGAAAAGGAAGTTAACGAACTGAAATCTCGGTTTGTCACGATGGTTTCCCACGAATTTCGTACCCCTTTAGCCACGATACTTTCATCCGCCGACCTGATGGAATTTTATGTAGATTCCAGGCAAGCAGATAAACTCCTAGAACATATCAATAGGTTGCAAAATGCAGCGGAATACATGACGCAAATGCTCAAGGATGTGCTGGTCATCGGCAAAGCAGATGCAGGCAAATTAGAATTTAAACCAATCGCTTTGAATTTGAGCCAATTCTGCCGCAACTTAGTGAACGGGATCGAAGAAGACATCCACAACAAGAAGCGACCAACTAATTATGAGAATTCTCTGCCAAAACGGATTGATTTTGAAGAAAAAATACCGGCTAATCGGGATGCTGAAATAAATTGCATTATGGATGAAAAGCTGTTGCGGCAAATTTTAACCAATTTGCTGGCCAACGCCCTCAAATATTCTGCCACCAATGTCCGGTTTGAACTAGCTTACGAGGACAATATGGCTGTATTCCAGATTCAGGATTCAGGCATCGGCATTTCACCGGAAGACCAACTGCATATTTTTGAGCCTTTCCACCGGGGGAATAATGTAGAAAATCGCCCCGGCACCGGACTGGGGTTAGCCATTGTGAAAAAGTGTGTGGAATTACACAAGGGTCAAATTTCCGTAGAAAGCCAAGTAGGCCAAGGCACTACATTTACAGTTAAGCTGCCATTAGAGCCCTAG
- a CDS encoding MOSC domain-containing protein produces the protein MKISKIFTHPIKGLTPQEQERVWVDGGLGIRGDRAFALMFSDSAHSTTTGQSVPWMSKKNFAVQNDWPALAALKCHYEAETGRLTVENGDPQSLLVADTTTEAGRERIGAFFTGYLAASRPTEKARHPQVTPVRLVGENVPGRSQYLDRQQGHISLIGASTLEDIAAKCGVRVDPRRFRPNMVLEGVPPWGEFDWVGQRFHLGDCEFTVTAPIGRCLNIEVNPDSGIRDIPLFSLLLENFGHAQTGVVAEVSSSGVVAVGDCLTPVIA, from the coding sequence ATGAAAATTAGCAAGATATTTACCCATCCCATTAAAGGACTGACACCCCAAGAGCAGGAGCGAGTATGGGTAGATGGCGGTTTGGGTATCCGGGGCGATCGGGCATTTGCCCTGATGTTTTCAGACAGCGCCCACAGTACCACAACTGGGCAATCTGTCCCCTGGATGAGCAAAAAAAACTTTGCCGTGCAAAATGATTGGCCAGCTTTGGCCGCTTTAAAATGTCATTACGAAGCGGAGACGGGACGCCTCACCGTAGAGAACGGGGACCCGCAGTCATTGTTAGTGGCGGACACCACCACAGAGGCGGGACGGGAGCGCATTGGCGCTTTTTTCACCGGTTACTTAGCCGCCAGTCGCCCCACGGAAAAAGCCCGCCATCCCCAGGTGACGCCGGTGCGGCTGGTGGGGGAAAATGTTCCGGGGCGCAGTCAGTATCTCGATCGGCAACAGGGACATATTTCTCTGATTGGGGCTAGTACATTAGAGGATATTGCCGCTAAATGTGGGGTGAGAGTGGACCCTCGGCGATTTCGCCCTAATATGGTTTTAGAAGGGGTGCCCCCGTGGGGCGAATTTGACTGGGTGGGGCAGCGGTTCCATCTGGGAGATTGTGAATTCACCGTTACTGCTCCGATCGGTCGTTGTTTAAACATCGAGGTGAACCCAGACAGCGGTATTCGCGACATCCCCCTATTTTCCCTGCTCTTAGAAAACTTCGGTCACGCCCAAACCGGCGTCGTGGCAGAGGTTTCCTCCAGTGGAGTTGTGGCGGTAGGCGATTGTCTGACCCCAGTTATTGCATAA